The Aeromicrobium sp. Leaf245 genome includes a region encoding these proteins:
- the map gene encoding type I methionyl aminopeptidase: MAIELRTPDQVDEMRAAGRFVGEVLTALVDAADVGVDLLDLDALAHRMIRERGAESCYIDYAPSFGRGPFGKVVCTSVNDAVLHGLPHRYRLRDGDLVTFDFAVSVDGWVGDSAVSVVVGTPREEDLALIAATEEALEAGIGAARAGNRLGDISAAIGDVARSHGLKVNTQFGGHSVGRTMHGDLHLPNDGRAGRGVRLDPGLVIAIEPWFLQTTDEIVMDPDGWTIRSADGSRGAHSEHTIAVTEGDPIILTARD; the protein is encoded by the coding sequence ATGGCGATCGAGCTCCGCACCCCCGACCAGGTCGACGAGATGCGTGCGGCCGGGCGCTTCGTCGGCGAGGTCCTCACGGCCCTCGTGGACGCCGCCGACGTGGGGGTCGACCTGCTCGACCTCGACGCGCTCGCGCACCGCATGATCCGCGAGCGTGGAGCCGAGTCCTGCTACATCGACTACGCGCCCTCGTTCGGTCGCGGGCCCTTCGGCAAGGTCGTGTGCACGTCGGTCAACGACGCGGTCCTGCACGGGCTGCCGCACCGCTACCGGCTGCGCGACGGCGACCTGGTCACGTTCGACTTCGCGGTCTCGGTCGACGGCTGGGTCGGTGACTCCGCCGTGAGCGTCGTGGTCGGCACCCCGCGCGAGGAGGACCTGGCGCTCATCGCCGCCACCGAGGAGGCCCTCGAGGCGGGCATCGGGGCCGCGCGCGCCGGCAACCGGCTGGGTGACATCAGCGCCGCCATCGGCGACGTCGCGCGTTCCCACGGACTCAAGGTCAACACCCAGTTCGGCGGCCACAGCGTCGGCCGCACCATGCACGGCGACCTCCACCTGCCCAACGACGGCCGGGCGGGGCGCGGCGTGAGGCTCGACCCGGGGCTGGTCATCGCGATCGAGCCGTGGTTCCTGCAGACCACCGACGAGATCGTCATGGACCCCGACGGCTGGACCATCCGCAGCGCCGACGGCTCCCGCGGAGCCCACAGCGAGCACACCATCGCGGTCACCGAGGGCGACCCGATCATCCTCACCGCACGCGACTGA
- a CDS encoding MaoC family dehydratase: MVRVFDSLDAFKAAAGEELGTSDWVTVTQEQINTFADATGDHQWIHVDPERAASGPFGGTIAHGYLTLSLLPVFVEQIYSIQGLAFGMNYGANKVRFPAPVPVDSRLRATATLVETRDIPIGTQGIVNVVVEREGSDKPVCIAEVIYVMAGA, encoded by the coding sequence ATGGTCCGCGTGTTCGACAGTCTCGACGCCTTCAAGGCAGCCGCTGGGGAGGAGCTCGGCACCAGCGACTGGGTCACCGTCACCCAGGAGCAGATCAACACGTTCGCCGACGCCACCGGCGACCACCAGTGGATCCACGTCGACCCCGAGCGTGCCGCATCGGGCCCGTTCGGCGGCACCATCGCGCACGGCTACCTCACGCTCTCGTTGCTGCCGGTCTTCGTCGAGCAGATCTACTCGATCCAGGGCCTGGCGTTCGGCATGAACTACGGCGCCAACAAGGTGCGCTTCCCCGCCCCGGTCCCGGTCGACTCACGGCTGCGGGCCACCGCCACCCTCGTCGAGACCCGCGACATCCCGATCGGCACCCAGGGCATCGTCAACGTGGTCGTCGAGCGCGAGGGCTCCGACAAGCCGGTGTGCATCGCCGAGGTCATCTACGTGATGGCCGGTGCCTGA
- a CDS encoding ATP-binding cassette domain-containing protein — MGHARPVVADLDLHVPAGQRVLLAGPSGAGKSTLLLALAGALGESVPGDLSGSVRAEGVRGLVTQQPGDAVVSARVGRDVAFGPENLGLDHDETWRRVDAALDAVGLAYGREHPTDALSGGETQRLALAGALALRPGLLLLDEPTSMLDEVSAAEVRRAVTDAVASTGATLVVVEHRIGPWLDLVDRVVVLGRDGGVLADTDPTTFVAAHRESLGAVGVWMPGLAAPVPVLPDRGLVAPDDDAVPLDVERLTVELVRRSWRGTTRTRALDDVGLRLVDGAAHAVVGPSGAGKSTLLAACAGLQAPTSGAVERAGEPLHRMRSSALAAVSGWVPQVPEHGLLTTTVREEVAFTAGRLGRSVDVDAVLEHLGLGAHADRNPYRLSGGEQRRLALAAALAHRPGSVLLDEPTVGQDRLTWATVAGWWRAAADAGAVAAAASHDADLVALADRVHRLDGGRLA; from the coding sequence GTGGGTCACGCCCGACCCGTCGTGGCCGACCTCGACCTGCACGTCCCAGCGGGCCAGCGGGTGCTGCTCGCGGGCCCGAGCGGCGCCGGGAAGTCGACCCTCCTGCTGGCGCTTGCCGGTGCGCTGGGCGAGTCCGTGCCCGGGGACCTCTCGGGATCGGTCCGCGCCGAGGGCGTGCGGGGGCTCGTGACGCAGCAGCCCGGCGACGCCGTGGTGTCGGCCCGCGTGGGCCGCGACGTCGCCTTCGGGCCCGAGAACCTCGGTCTCGACCACGACGAGACGTGGCGCCGGGTCGACGCGGCGCTCGACGCGGTCGGACTGGCCTACGGTCGTGAGCACCCCACCGACGCGCTCTCCGGGGGAGAGACCCAACGTCTGGCCCTGGCCGGCGCCCTCGCCCTGCGCCCCGGTCTGCTGCTGCTCGACGAGCCGACCTCGATGCTCGACGAGGTCTCGGCCGCCGAGGTCCGACGGGCGGTCACCGACGCCGTGGCGTCGACGGGTGCGACGCTCGTGGTGGTGGAGCACCGCATCGGGCCCTGGCTCGACCTCGTGGACCGGGTGGTCGTCCTCGGCCGTGACGGTGGCGTGCTCGCCGACACGGATCCGACCACCTTCGTGGCCGCGCACCGTGAGTCCCTCGGCGCGGTCGGGGTCTGGATGCCCGGGCTCGCGGCTCCAGTCCCGGTGCTCCCGGACCGGGGGCTGGTGGCGCCGGACGACGACGCGGTGCCGCTCGACGTCGAGCGGCTCACGGTCGAGCTGGTGCGTCGCTCGTGGCGCGGCACCACCCGCACCCGCGCCCTCGACGACGTCGGCCTGCGCCTGGTCGACGGCGCCGCGCACGCCGTCGTCGGTCCGTCGGGGGCGGGCAAGTCCACGCTGCTCGCGGCGTGCGCCGGTCTGCAGGCCCCCACCTCGGGAGCGGTCGAGCGCGCGGGGGAGCCACTGCACCGGATGCGGTCGTCGGCACTGGCCGCCGTCTCGGGCTGGGTGCCGCAGGTCCCCGAGCACGGCCTGCTCACCACCACGGTGCGCGAGGAGGTCGCCTTCACGGCGGGTCGTCTCGGCCGATCCGTCGACGTCGACGCCGTGCTGGAGCACCTCGGGCTCGGTGCCCATGCGGACCGGAACCCCTACCGGCTCTCCGGTGGTGAGCAGCGACGGCTCGCCCTCGCCGCCGCGCTGGCGCACCGGCCAGGCTCGGTGCTGCTCGACGAGCCGACCGTCGGCCAGGACCGGCTCACCTGGGCGACCGTGGCCGGCTGGTGGCGTGCCGCCGCGGACGCCGGGGCCGTCGCGGCAGCCGCCAGCCACGACGCCGACCTCGTGGCGCTCGCCGACCGGGTCCACCGGCTCGACGGAGGGCGGCTCGCATGA
- a CDS encoding energy-coupling factor transporter transmembrane protein EcfT: MTTRHTVPTGRRSLLLHVNPLALAVVGVAAVPGSLAVRTLPIALVTVAVYAVVLLLVVPSVRYTLLCLALAAFAGLTVAYSTWRLGGHDETLALTAGLRIVVLAWPGAVVAVFVDPARLGDHLAQNLRLPARPVVAVTSALQQAAGLLVTWQQLVRARRARGAGPAGGPVARSRYGGGLVFALLVSSLRGASRQSIALDARGFASAHGRSWAEPAPWTRLDVAVAVGGAMLAAVPVVLLVAV; the protein is encoded by the coding sequence ATGACGACCCGGCACACCGTTCCCACCGGTCGACGGTCGCTCCTGCTGCACGTGAACCCGCTGGCGCTTGCCGTGGTGGGCGTCGCTGCCGTGCCCGGGTCGCTCGCCGTGCGGACGCTGCCGATCGCCCTGGTGACCGTGGCGGTCTACGCCGTCGTGCTCCTGCTGGTGGTCCCGTCGGTGCGGTACACGCTGCTGTGCCTGGCGCTCGCGGCCTTCGCGGGCCTCACGGTCGCCTACTCCACGTGGCGTCTCGGCGGGCACGACGAGACGCTGGCCCTCACCGCGGGCCTGCGCATCGTGGTGCTCGCCTGGCCGGGCGCCGTGGTGGCGGTGTTCGTCGACCCGGCCCGGCTCGGCGACCACCTGGCGCAGAACCTCCGGCTGCCGGCGCGGCCCGTGGTGGCGGTGACGTCGGCGCTGCAGCAGGCCGCCGGTCTGCTGGTCACCTGGCAGCAGCTCGTGCGAGCGCGCCGGGCCCGGGGCGCGGGACCGGCCGGTGGCCCGGTCGCCCGCTCCCGATACGGCGGCGGCCTGGTCTTCGCCCTGCTCGTCTCCTCGTTGCGCGGTGCGTCGCGCCAGTCCATCGCCCTGGACGCGCGCGGCTTCGCGTCGGCCCACGGCCGGTCGTGGGCCGAGCCGGCGCCGTGGACCCGGCTCGACGTGGCCGTCGCGGTCGGGGGAGCCATGCTCGCGGCCGTCCCGGTGGTGCTCCTGGTGGCGGTCTAG
- a CDS encoding PhoX family phosphatase has product MTLPTEGAAGTCPPEAPCASGRAALTCRYRCGDACAHDAPNTSDNETFADVMARAASRRGVLRAGAVIGAATAATAAFAGPAAAVPTAPATKGPKGKPGPAPKGKGPYGLRFDPVAPNTADAITIPSGYRQDVVIRWGDPLFKDSPRWSVDRQSAAAQRRQFGFNNDFLALLPLSRGTQLLVANHEYTSEELMYPGYDPANPTREQVETSWAAHGLSVVAVRETRNGSLEPVVGHQLNRRFHTQTEFRLTGPVAGHPLVRTKADPRGRTVLGTLNNCAGGTTPWGTWLTAEENFNQYFANAATVTDPTTAARLARYGVAGTASERQWEKFDDRFDLAKEPNEVNRFGWIVEVDPYDPRAVPRKRTALGRFKHEAAQPRITKDGRVAVYMGDDERFDYLYKFVSRDRMKKGRSASAKRHNDTLLDHGTLYVAKLTGDSPTSQIDGTGTLPKDGEFDGSGTWIPLVSGTKSFVKGFTAEEVLLFTRQAADVAGATKMDRPEDVEPSPVSGKVYVALTNNSNRGAAGKAGADEANPRNANKNGHVLELTEHRNDSGATRFAWSLLLVCGDPNDPATYFGGYDKSQVSPISCPDNVTFDRHGNLWVSTDGNALGSNDGLFGVAVEGRDRGLTRQFLTVPLGAETCGPVVQRHRVLVCVQHPGEKDGASADAPASHWPDGGSSVPRPSVAVVWRKDGREIGV; this is encoded by the coding sequence GTGACCCTCCCCACCGAGGGTGCCGCCGGAACCTGCCCGCCCGAGGCGCCCTGCGCGTCCGGACGCGCCGCCCTCACCTGCCGCTACCGCTGCGGCGACGCCTGCGCCCACGACGCGCCCAACACGTCGGACAACGAGACGTTCGCCGACGTGATGGCTCGTGCGGCCAGCCGCCGCGGCGTGCTGCGCGCCGGTGCCGTGATCGGCGCCGCCACGGCCGCCACGGCGGCGTTCGCAGGGCCGGCCGCCGCCGTGCCCACGGCCCCCGCCACCAAGGGCCCCAAGGGCAAGCCCGGCCCCGCCCCCAAGGGCAAGGGTCCGTACGGCCTGCGCTTCGACCCCGTCGCCCCCAACACCGCCGACGCGATCACCATCCCCTCCGGCTACCGCCAGGACGTCGTGATCCGCTGGGGCGACCCGCTGTTCAAGGACTCCCCGCGCTGGTCGGTCGACCGGCAGAGCGCCGCCGCTCAGCGTCGCCAGTTCGGCTTCAACAACGACTTCCTCGCGCTCCTGCCGCTGTCGCGCGGCACGCAGCTGCTGGTCGCCAACCACGAGTACACGAGCGAGGAGCTCATGTACCCCGGCTACGACCCGGCCAACCCGACGCGCGAGCAGGTCGAGACGTCGTGGGCCGCCCACGGGCTGTCCGTGGTGGCGGTCCGGGAGACCCGCAACGGGTCGCTGGAGCCGGTCGTCGGGCACCAGCTCAACCGCCGCTTCCACACCCAGACCGAGTTCCGGCTCACCGGTCCCGTGGCCGGCCACCCGCTCGTCCGCACGAAGGCCGACCCGCGTGGTCGCACCGTGCTCGGCACCCTCAACAACTGCGCCGGCGGCACCACGCCTTGGGGCACGTGGCTGACGGCCGAGGAGAACTTCAACCAGTACTTCGCCAACGCCGCCACGGTGACCGACCCGACGACCGCGGCGCGGCTCGCCCGCTACGGCGTCGCCGGCACCGCGAGCGAGCGCCAGTGGGAGAAGTTCGACGACCGCTTCGACCTCGCGAAGGAGCCCAACGAGGTCAACCGCTTCGGCTGGATCGTCGAGGTCGACCCGTACGACCCCCGCGCCGTCCCGCGCAAGCGCACCGCCCTGGGCCGGTTCAAGCACGAGGCCGCCCAGCCCCGCATCACGAAGGACGGACGGGTCGCCGTCTACATGGGCGACGACGAGCGCTTCGACTACCTGTACAAGTTCGTCTCGCGCGACCGCATGAAGAAGGGGCGGTCCGCGTCGGCCAAGCGACACAACGACACGCTGCTCGACCACGGCACCCTCTACGTCGCGAAGCTGACCGGCGACTCCCCCACGTCGCAGATCGACGGCACGGGCACGCTCCCGAAGGACGGCGAGTTCGACGGCTCCGGCACCTGGATCCCGCTCGTGAGCGGCACGAAGTCGTTCGTGAAGGGCTTCACGGCCGAGGAGGTGCTGCTGTTCACCCGGCAGGCCGCCGACGTCGCGGGCGCCACCAAGATGGATCGCCCCGAGGACGTGGAGCCGAGCCCCGTGAGCGGCAAGGTCTACGTGGCCCTGACCAACAACTCGAACCGGGGTGCCGCGGGCAAGGCCGGTGCCGACGAGGCAAACCCGCGCAACGCCAACAAGAACGGCCACGTGCTCGAGCTGACGGAGCACCGCAACGACAGCGGTGCCACCCGGTTCGCGTGGAGCCTGCTGCTGGTCTGCGGCGACCCGAACGACCCGGCCACGTACTTCGGCGGCTACGACAAGAGCCAGGTCTCGCCGATCTCCTGCCCGGACAACGTGACGTTCGACCGGCACGGCAACCTCTGGGTCTCCACGGACGGCAACGCGCTCGGCTCGAACGACGGGCTGTTCGGCGTGGCGGTGGAGGGTCGCGACCGTGGCCTGACCCGCCAGTTCCTCACCGTCCCGCTCGGCGCCGAGACCTGCGGGCCGGTGGTGCAGAGGCACCGCGTGCTCGTCTGCGTCCAGCACCCGGGCGAGAAGGACGGCGCGTCGGCGGACGCCCCGGCGTCGCACTGGCCCGACGGCGGCTCGTCGGTCCCGCGTCCCTCGGTGGCCGTGGTGTGGCGCAAGGACGGCCGCGAGATCGGCGTCTGA
- a CDS encoding amidase, producing MTALHELDAHAMADALARGETTSLELVEHHLRRIDDRGPALGAFVTVTHERSLQAARDADATRRAASPEALPPFLGVPTAFKDLTSTAGVRTTLGSRLMADHVPDVDAHVVTLVERAGFVSLGKTNTPELGLSSYTDNDVVGPARTPWDLDRTAGGSSGGAAAAVAAGLVPLAQGSDGGGSIRIPSSCCGVFGFKPSRGRVSAGPVGSDWSGLAGDGPIARTVRDAAALLDAMAHPMPGDLRPLPDPVEPFAAWAGRRPGRLRIARWVDPYLPELEASAGSVAAWEHATEVLRGLGHEVVDVENPFPPELEPQFNVVWSSGMAAAPIPEEGLDLLRGTTRYWLERGRTHSAADLARAMQFLEATTRDVVTSMSGFDAWLTPTLALPPQPVAWFTESGDPAEDHRRELAFTPYTAVYNMAGVPAASLPLVEVDGLPVGVMLAGRPGGDGPLFSLCAQVEEADPWNRRRPPRPPVHD from the coding sequence GTGACCGCGCTGCACGAGCTCGACGCCCACGCCATGGCCGACGCCCTCGCACGCGGCGAGACCACGTCGCTCGAGCTGGTGGAGCACCACCTGCGCCGCATCGACGACCGCGGGCCCGCGCTCGGTGCCTTCGTGACCGTGACCCACGAGCGCTCCCTCCAGGCGGCACGCGACGCCGACGCCACCCGACGTGCGGCGTCGCCCGAGGCCCTGCCGCCGTTCCTCGGCGTGCCGACGGCGTTCAAGGACCTGACGTCGACGGCCGGCGTGCGCACCACGCTCGGCTCGCGGCTCATGGCCGACCACGTCCCCGACGTCGACGCCCACGTGGTCACGCTCGTGGAGCGGGCCGGGTTCGTCAGCCTGGGCAAGACGAACACCCCCGAGCTGGGGCTCTCCTCCTACACCGACAACGACGTGGTCGGGCCGGCGCGCACGCCGTGGGACCTCGACCGGACGGCCGGCGGATCCTCCGGTGGGGCGGCAGCGGCGGTCGCCGCCGGGCTCGTCCCGCTGGCCCAGGGCAGCGACGGCGGTGGATCCATCCGCATCCCGTCGAGCTGCTGCGGGGTGTTCGGGTTCAAGCCGAGCCGCGGACGCGTGAGCGCCGGACCCGTCGGCTCGGACTGGAGCGGACTCGCCGGCGACGGCCCGATCGCCCGCACGGTGCGCGACGCGGCGGCCCTGCTCGACGCCATGGCCCACCCGATGCCCGGCGACCTGAGACCGCTCCCCGACCCCGTCGAGCCGTTCGCCGCCTGGGCCGGTCGACGGCCGGGTCGGCTGCGCATCGCTCGCTGGGTCGACCCCTACCTGCCCGAGCTCGAGGCCTCGGCGGGGTCGGTGGCGGCCTGGGAGCACGCCACCGAGGTGCTGCGCGGGCTTGGCCACGAGGTGGTCGACGTCGAGAACCCGTTCCCGCCCGAGCTGGAGCCGCAGTTCAACGTGGTGTGGTCGAGCGGCATGGCGGCGGCCCCGATCCCGGAGGAGGGCCTCGACCTGCTGCGCGGCACCACCCGCTACTGGCTGGAGCGCGGTCGCACGCACAGCGCCGCCGACCTGGCTCGCGCGATGCAGTTCCTGGAGGCCACCACGCGCGACGTCGTCACGTCGATGTCCGGGTTCGACGCCTGGCTCACGCCCACCCTGGCCCTGCCGCCCCAGCCGGTCGCGTGGTTCACCGAGTCCGGCGACCCCGCGGAGGACCACCGCCGCGAGCTGGCCTTCACGCCCTACACCGCGGTCTACAACATGGCCGGGGTCCCCGCGGCGAGCCTGCCGCTCGTCGAGGTCGACGGTCTGCCCGTCGGCGTCATGCTCGCGGGACGCCCCGGCGGGGACGGACCGCTCTTCTCCCTGTGTGCACAGGTCGAGGAGGCCGACCCGTGGAACCGGCGTCGTCCGCCACGTCCTCCCGTCCACGACTGA
- a CDS encoding acyl-CoA dehydrogenase family protein, which translates to MHFAFDETTTELIQKLETFMDEKVYPAEHEAEQQIKALYDEDRWDPPAVLDGLKAEARERGLWNFFLAGHPEEGGLTNLQYAPLAEITGRSIQLAPAAINCAAPDTGNMEVLTMFGTAEQKEQWLKPLLAGEIRSAFAMTEPDVASSDATNIELSIVRDGDEYVINGRKWWITGAMNPNCQVFIVMGKTDTSAERHRQQSMILVPRDTPGLEVVRGMHVFGFHDRDHGGHAELRFTDVRVPATNLIGGEGEGFAIAQARLGPGRIHHCMRSIGLAERAVELMCERALSRTTFGKPIAQQGVVQDWIAESRVKLEQLRLLTLKTAWLMDTVGNRGAHKEIQAIKIATPQTVEWILDKAIQVHGAGGLSQDFPLAEMFAGIRTLRFADGPDEVHKASLARAELKKYAAR; encoded by the coding sequence ATGCACTTCGCCTTCGACGAGACCACCACCGAGCTCATCCAGAAGCTCGAGACCTTCATGGACGAGAAGGTCTACCCCGCCGAGCACGAGGCCGAGCAGCAGATCAAGGCCCTGTACGACGAGGACCGCTGGGACCCGCCGGCCGTGCTCGACGGCCTCAAGGCCGAGGCGCGCGAGCGCGGTCTGTGGAACTTCTTCCTCGCCGGCCACCCGGAGGAGGGCGGTCTGACGAACCTGCAGTACGCCCCGCTCGCGGAGATCACCGGCCGGTCCATCCAGCTGGCTCCGGCGGCCATCAACTGCGCCGCGCCCGACACGGGCAACATGGAGGTGCTGACGATGTTCGGCACCGCCGAGCAGAAGGAGCAGTGGCTGAAGCCGCTGCTCGCCGGCGAGATCCGGTCCGCGTTCGCCATGACCGAGCCCGACGTGGCCTCGTCGGACGCCACCAACATCGAGCTGTCGATCGTGCGTGACGGCGACGAGTACGTCATCAACGGCCGCAAGTGGTGGATCACCGGCGCGATGAACCCGAACTGCCAGGTCTTCATCGTCATGGGCAAGACCGACACGTCGGCCGAGCGCCACCGCCAGCAGTCGATGATCCTCGTCCCTCGCGACACCCCCGGGCTCGAGGTCGTGCGCGGCATGCACGTGTTCGGCTTCCACGACCGCGACCACGGCGGCCACGCCGAGCTGAGGTTCACCGACGTCCGCGTGCCCGCCACGAACCTCATCGGCGGCGAGGGCGAGGGCTTCGCCATCGCCCAGGCGCGCCTGGGGCCCGGCCGCATCCACCACTGCATGCGCTCGATCGGCCTGGCCGAGCGTGCGGTCGAGCTCATGTGCGAGCGTGCGCTCAGCCGCACGACCTTCGGCAAGCCGATCGCCCAGCAGGGTGTGGTCCAGGACTGGATCGCCGAGTCGCGCGTCAAGCTGGAGCAGCTGCGTCTGCTGACCCTCAAGACCGCCTGGCTCATGGACACCGTGGGCAACCGCGGCGCCCACAAGGAGATCCAGGCGATCAAGATCGCCACCCCGCAGACGGTGGAGTGGATCCTCGACAAGGCCATCCAGGTGCACGGCGCCGGTGGGCTGAGCCAGGACTTCCCGCTCGCGGAGATGTTCGCCGGGATCCGCACCCTGCGCTTCGCCGACGGACCCGACGAGGTGCACAAGGCCTCGCTCGCCCGCGCCGAGCTGAAGAAGTACGCGGCACGATGA
- a CDS encoding zinc-dependent metalloprotease family protein produces the protein MSVGALLVAAVLVAVPRSVSAQEPTISSSGDEVKYTDPALEGEPTATVEGVLREVVVERAESDGHGEGGHVGAEVGEPVLVTDDGSVVPVDLAALAGGEEALEELDLAGAPVVAELVESASLESALDGTVTQAVDVATAVFDRSETTATTGAHRAYVAIVANSGSVDATSTIESRIAAGLTWWSQETGATFSRAGTVRYSSGRADRCGFGDVSGLWSEAMQRFPTVDFSAAGNHLVVVVDDQCDGTGVGTIGGSVADGGLVTLTESSRVFTPTLVHEVGHNLGLRHANLESVEYWDLYSPMGLAVSGSGTTALDTEYRAQLGLARSGEVEVVPSGTAVTRTLAARGSTSGLRGLEVRSGGTSHWVEWRPATGRDASSYYAREATGSVWVSGTRKYPTGVTVSIRATDGTGVTSLRPRLDGSVRQGAWKAGQSYVSGSVTVRVDAISSSAATVTVANGVAAPPATVVAATPLVSGVAKVGSRLTGRTGTWTPGVTFAYQWRLDGATVTGATASTFVPAASHRGKRVSVRVTGSLLGLLPISRTSASTAAVVPGTLTHSTPRISGTVKVGRRLSALRGTWTSGTTFSYRWYANGKAIYRATRSTYVPTRGVKGKRLTVKVTGRKSGYTTVTRTSARTTTVK, from the coding sequence ATGTCTGTGGGAGCGCTGTTGGTCGCCGCCGTGCTGGTGGCCGTACCGAGGAGCGTGTCGGCGCAGGAGCCGACGATCAGCTCGAGCGGTGACGAGGTCAAGTACACCGACCCCGCGCTGGAGGGGGAGCCCACCGCGACGGTCGAGGGTGTGCTGCGCGAGGTCGTGGTCGAGCGGGCGGAGTCCGACGGCCACGGGGAGGGTGGCCACGTGGGCGCCGAGGTCGGCGAGCCGGTGCTGGTGACCGACGACGGGTCGGTCGTCCCGGTCGACCTCGCGGCCCTCGCGGGCGGTGAGGAGGCGCTGGAGGAGCTGGACCTCGCCGGCGCCCCGGTCGTCGCCGAGCTGGTCGAGAGCGCCTCGCTGGAGTCCGCGCTCGACGGCACCGTCACGCAGGCGGTCGACGTGGCCACCGCGGTGTTCGACCGGAGCGAGACCACCGCGACGACCGGCGCCCACCGCGCCTACGTCGCGATCGTGGCCAACAGCGGCAGCGTCGACGCCACGAGCACGATCGAGTCGAGGATCGCCGCGGGACTCACCTGGTGGTCGCAGGAGACCGGGGCGACCTTCTCCCGGGCGGGCACGGTGCGGTACTCCTCCGGCCGCGCCGACCGGTGCGGGTTCGGCGACGTCAGCGGCCTGTGGAGCGAGGCCATGCAGCGGTTCCCGACGGTCGACTTCTCCGCGGCGGGCAACCACCTGGTGGTGGTCGTCGACGACCAGTGCGACGGCACCGGTGTGGGCACGATCGGCGGATCGGTGGCCGACGGCGGACTGGTGACCCTCACGGAGTCCTCGCGCGTCTTCACGCCGACCCTCGTGCACGAGGTCGGTCACAACCTGGGCCTGCGCCACGCCAACCTCGAGTCCGTGGAGTACTGGGACCTCTACAGCCCCATGGGGCTCGCCGTGTCCGGCTCGGGCACGACCGCGCTCGACACCGAGTACCGCGCCCAGCTCGGACTGGCGCGCTCCGGCGAGGTCGAGGTCGTTCCGTCCGGCACGGCGGTCACCCGCACCCTCGCTGCGCGCGGGTCGACCTCCGGCCTGCGAGGTCTGGAGGTCCGCTCCGGCGGCACGAGCCACTGGGTGGAGTGGCGGCCGGCGACGGGCCGCGACGCGTCGAGCTACTACGCCCGCGAGGCGACCGGCTCGGTGTGGGTCAGCGGCACGAGGAAGTACCCCACCGGGGTCACGGTGAGCATCCGGGCCACCGACGGGACCGGCGTGACGTCCTTGCGACCGCGTCTGGACGGGTCGGTGCGCCAGGGCGCGTGGAAGGCCGGACAGTCGTACGTGTCGGGCTCGGTGACGGTCCGCGTCGACGCGATCTCCTCGAGCGCCGCCACCGTCACGGTGGCGAACGGCGTCGCGGCTCCTCCTGCGACCGTCGTGGCCGCGACGCCGCTCGTCTCGGGTGTTGCCAAGGTCGGGTCCCGGCTCACGGGACGGACGGGGACCTGGACGCCGGGCGTCACCTTCGCCTACCAGTGGCGGCTCGACGGTGCGACGGTGACCGGAGCGACGGCGTCGACGTTTGTCCCGGCCGCGTCGCACCGCGGCAAGCGCGTGTCGGTCCGGGTGACCGGGTCGCTCCTCGGGCTGCTCCCGATCTCGCGGACGTCGGCCTCGACGGCTGCGGTGGTCCCGGGGACGCTCACCCACTCGACGCCGAGGATCTCCGGCACCGTGAAGGTGGGCCGCCGACTGTCCGCCCTCCGCGGGACCTGGACGAGCGGAACCACGTTCTCCTACCGCTGGTACGCCAACGGCAAGGCGATCTACCGGGCGACGAGGTCGACCTACGTCCCGACGAGGGGCGTGAAGGGCAAGCGGCTCACCGTCAAGGTGACCGGACGGAAGTCCGGCTACACGACGGTCACGAGGACGTCGGCGCGGACGACCACCGTGAAGTGA
- a CDS encoding SDR family oxidoreductase produces MRIEGASAVVTGAAGGIGLAVARALLERGAGSVVLADLDGDRLDAAADALADELGDRVHRRAADVTSEIGVDAVLQSAPTPVDLYVANAGVFRGFGLEASPEDWAASWDVNVMGHVAAARALVPGWVEGATAESGPAGCFVSVASAAGLLTQLGSPTYSVTKHAAVGFAEWLAATYGDRGVQVTCACPMGVRTAMLESGETSDDPDATLGMRAVTSAGNALEPAEVAATILDAVEAGRFQALPHPDVATMWAQKAADPDRWISGMQRYRRHLEA; encoded by the coding sequence ATGAGGATCGAGGGAGCGTCGGCGGTCGTCACGGGCGCGGCCGGCGGCATCGGCCTGGCCGTCGCGCGGGCCCTGCTCGAGCGTGGTGCGGGTTCGGTCGTGCTGGCCGACCTCGACGGCGACCGGCTCGACGCCGCCGCCGACGCCCTGGCCGACGAGCTCGGTGACCGGGTCCACCGCCGCGCTGCCGATGTGACGAGCGAGATCGGTGTCGACGCGGTGCTGCAGAGCGCCCCGACGCCGGTCGACCTCTACGTCGCCAACGCGGGCGTGTTCCGCGGCTTCGGCCTCGAGGCCTCCCCGGAGGACTGGGCCGCGTCGTGGGACGTCAACGTCATGGGCCACGTCGCCGCCGCCCGGGCACTGGTGCCCGGGTGGGTCGAGGGCGCGACCGCCGAGAGCGGACCGGCGGGGTGCTTCGTGAGCGTCGCGTCGGCCGCGGGCCTGCTCACCCAGCTGGGCTCGCCGACCTACTCGGTGACCAAGCACGCGGCCGTCGGCTTCGCCGAGTGGCTCGCCGCCACCTACGGCGACCGCGGCGTGCAGGTCACCTGCGCGTGCCCCATGGGAGTCCGCACGGCCATGCTCGAGTCGGGCGAGACGAGCGACGACCCCGACGCAACCCTCGGGATGCGCGCGGTCACGTCGGCCGGCAACGCGCTCGAGCCGGCCGAGGTCGCGGCGACGATCCTCGACGCCGTCGAGGCAGGTCGCTTCCAGGCCCTGCCCCACCCCGACGTCGCCACCATGTGGGCGCAGAAGGCCGCCGACCCCGACCGCTGGATCTCCGGCATGCAGCGCTACCGCCGCCACCTCGAGGCCTGA